Within the Nitrospirota bacterium genome, the region CATGCAGGTCGGTGAAGCGAACCGTGAGCGGGTCCGTCTCCGGATGCTCTTCAACTAAGCGAATGGCGATATCTTCTGTGTCGTTCCATTTCAGATCCATCTGAACTCCTTCGTCGTTCGTGAAGCGCTGCGAAACAGGCTTTCCGAGGCCGCGTCACGTTAGGTCCGAGACCTTCTTGCCCTGGAGCCCTCGTGTGAGCGAATCGTTCAGCATAGCGACGGTCAGGCGCTGCGCCGATCGTTCGAGGTCGGCCATGCGCGCGCGGATGGCGCGGAGATCGTTACCCTCCCTTGCGGCTGCCAGGGCCGAGAGGGCCGCTTGAATGGCCGTGACCTCTTCCGGGGCGACAAGCTGACGCCCTTCGCTCAGGGACTTCTCCGTCGTCGTGATCAAGGCGCCGGCCTCGAGCCTCGTCTCGATCAATTTGCGGGCACTGACGTCCTCTGCTGCAAACTTGAACGAATCCTCGATCATCTGCTCCACTTCGCGGTCGGATAACCCATATGAGGGTTTCACCTCGATGGACTGGCTCTGTCCGGTTCGCATGTCGCTGGCCTTCACGTTCAAGATCCCATTGGCGTCGATAAGGAACGTGACTTCGATGCGCGGCACGCCGGCCGGGAGCGGGGGCACTTTTAGGCGAAATTTTGCCAGGCTGCGATTGTCGTTCGCCAGTTCTCGTTCCCCTTGGAGGATGTGGATATCCACGCCGGTCTGCCCATCGACATAGGTGGTGAACATTTCTTTCGCGCTTGCCGGGATGGTCGTGTTCCGGCGAATCAAGCTGCTCATTACGCCGCCCATGGTTTCGATGCCGAGCGAGAGAGGCGTGACGTCGAGCAAGAGCATGTCCGTCGTGCCGCCGCTGAGGATGTCCGCTTGCACGGCTGCGCCCAGGGCCACGACTTCATCCGGATTGATCTCACAATGGGGGGTCTTCCCGAACAACTCCTGAACCCGTTGCCGCACGAGCGGCATGCGGGTGGAGCCCCCGACCAGCACGATTTCGTCGATCGCGTCCGGAGTGAGCCCCGCGTCTTTCAGGGCCATCCGGCAGGGGGCCAGGGTCCGTTCGATAATTCCCATGGTCAAAGTTTCGAGTTGGTCCCGCGTCAATTCTCGCGTGAAGCGGCCCTTGTTGTCTGGCAGCTCGACCGACACCTGTATTTTCAGTTCGTCGGACAGTTGGATTTTGGCCCGTTCCGCCTCGAGCCGGATCGTTTGCATATGGTCCGGGTAGGCACTGAGGTCGATTCCATGCTGGCTGCGAATGTCTGCCAGGAAGAGGTTGGCAATCTCACGGTCTAGATCGTCTCCGCCTAGGTGGGTGTCGCCGTTCGTAGCCAACACTTCGAAGATGCCGTTTTTAAGTTTGAGGATGGAGATGTCGAAAGTACCCCCGCCGAAGTCGTAGACGGCGATCGTGCCCTGCGTTTTTTCTTGCAGTCCGTAGGCGAGCGAGGCGGCGGTCGGTTCGTTGATAATTCGTAACACGTCCAGCCCGGCGATCATGCCGGCGTCTTTCGTGGCTTGGCGTTGGCTATCGTTGAAGTAGGCTGGGACGGTGATGACGGCTTTCGTGATGCTTTCGCCGAGATGTTCTTCCGCCCGCTGTTTCAGCTCTTTTAAAATCATCGCCGAAATTTGCGGGGGCGAATAGGATTTTTCGCCGAGCTTGATCCGGATCACGCCGCCTTGCTCGGTGAGCGAGTAGGGGAAGTAGGCCAGTTCGCCCTGTACATCCTCAAGGGCCTTTCCCATGAAGCGCTTCACGGAGTAGACCGTCCGCTCGGGATTGCGGGTCAGGTGTTCCTTCGCCGGGTCGCCGACGATCAGGCCATTGTCAGTCATGGCCACGACGGAGGGCACCATCGTACGCTCGTTCCGTCCTGGAATGATGCAGGGGTGGCCCTCTTTCATATAGGCCACGAGCGAATTCGTGGTGCCGAGATCGATGCCGACGATGCGTGACATGGTGGTTATCCGATGGTTGCGACGAGGTCGTTGACGATGCTCTTGACGTAGGTGCGGTTGGAGAGGATCTCTCGCATCTGCTTCAGCAGACGGTCCCGTTCGGCACGGGCGTGGCTAGTTGCGTCGCCTTGATTCTGGAGCGCATCCCAGTCGGTGAAGAGTTGCTGGAGGCTGCTCTCCATGTCCTGTTTGCGCTGCTCCAGGGTCAGTTGTTCCGCTTGGAGTTTGGCGCGAAGCTGTTGCCCTGTTCCCGATGTGGGGTCGGCGGCCCGGTATTCGTTCAGCGTGTCTTGGAGTTCAAGGATTTCCTCGAAGAGGTCGGCCGGAGGCGAGTTCCGGATCTCCTTCACGGCCCCCGCTTCCAGGTCGAGCAGATATTCGGCCCGCTGAATCGGATCGCGGAGGGTGCGATAGGCCGAATTGAGCGTGGCAGAGTTGCCCAGGCTGATGGTCTGTTCCGTCTCGCTTTTGTTCTGATAGAAGTCCGGATGGAAGGCGCGGCTGAGTTCGTAAAACTTGGCTTCCAGCTTGCTTTGGTCGATGGTGAGACGGCGAGGAAATCCGAAGCAGGTGAAGTAGTCGGTTTCTTTCGACACAGGCTGGACCTTGACGCAGCGGTCGCAGAAGTATTCTCCGGACACCTCCGATTGACAGTGCCAGCACATGCTCCTGGCCATCTGTAGCTCACGAGGGTTTGAGCTGTGAGTGTGGTGATGGTCCATCCCGTTACCTCTGTTGTCGTTCATTACGCCGAGAAGGACTCTCCGCAGCCGCACGTTTTGTCGGCGTTCGGATTGACGAACTTGAAATTGCCGCCCAGCAGGTCTTTCTGGAAGTCCAGCTGTGTGCCTTGCAGATAAATGGCGCTCTTGGCGTCGACAATAACTTTGACCCCGTCGATGTCATGGATCTGGTCATGGGGCCCGATCTTTTCGTCGAAGTTGATCGTGTAGCTGAGGCCTGAGCAGCCGCCGCCCTTCACGCCGAGACGGAGCCCGCCTTCAGTGAGGCCCTGCACGTTGATGAGGCGTTTGACTTCCTTGAGCGCCGCCTCGCTGAGCGTAATCACTGGAGCCTGGGTTTCTGCGTTGGTTGTGTCCATGGTGCGCTCCCTTTCTGACGTTACTTCGCGTCGGTCGCGGGTCCGTCGGCTTTCTTCTGGTAGTCTGCGAGGGCGGCTTTGATCGCATCCTCGGCGAGCACGGAGCAATGGATCTTCACCGGTGGCAGGTTCAGCTCCTGCACGATGTCGGTATTCTTGATCTTCTGGGCTTCCTCGATGGTCTTGCCCTTCAGCCACTCGGTGGCGAGGCTGGAGCTGGCGATGGCGGATCCGCAGCCGAAGGTCTTGAACTTCGCGTCCACGATCATATCGTTCTGCACCTTAATCTGAAGCTTCATCACGTCGCCGCACTCCGGGGCTCCGACCATGCCGGTGCCGACCCCTTCCTCATCCTTCTTGAAGCTCCCCATGTTGCGGGGGTTATTGAAATGATCGACGACTTTGTCACTGTAGGCCATGATGCATCCTCCTCTTGCCTGCCCTGGTTAGTGGGCCGCCCATTGGACCGATTTTAAATCGACGCCTTCTTTTGCCATCTCGTACAGCGGGGACATTTCGCGCAACTTGGTGACGATTTCAATCACCTTTGTGATCGTATAGTCGATTTCGTCGTCCGTGTTGAAACGGCCCAAACCGAAGCGGATCGAGGAATGCGCCAGTTCCGTTCCGACTCCCAGGGCGCGGAGCACGTAGGAGGGCTCCAATGTGGCCGAGGTGCAGGCCGAGCCGGACGAGAGGGCGATATCCTTCATCCCCATCAGCAACGATTCGCCTTCCACGTAGGCAAAGGAGATATTGAGGTTGCCGGGGAGCCGGTTGGTCGGATGGCCGTTCAGATAGCTTTCCTCGAGAGCCTTCATAATGCTGGTCTCCAGCCGGTCGCGCATCGCGATCAACCGGGCCGTTTCCTGGACCATCTCCTGCTCGCAGAGTTCGCAGGCCTTCCCGAATCCCACGATCAAGGGCACAGGAAGCGTGCCGGAGCGCATGCCTCGCTCATGTCCGCCTCCGTCCATTTGTGCCACGATGCGAACCCGCGGATTCTTTTTTCTCACGTAGAGAGCCCCGACCCCCTTGGGTCCGTATAGCTTATGGGCCGAGAAGGACATCAGATCGATGCCCATCTCCTGCACATCGACCGGGATCTTGCCGACGCCCTGCGTGGCGTCGCAGTGAAAGAGGATGCCCTTCTCCTTAGCGATCTTGCCGATTTCTTTGACGGGGTTGATCGTGCCGATTTCATTGTTCGCCAGCATGATGGAGATGAGGATCGTCTTCTCTGTGATCGCATTGCGCACATCTTCGGGATTCACCATGCCGAATTTATCGACGGCGAGGCAGGTGACCGTCGCTTTGCCCTTGCCTTCCAACGCTTTGACTGTGTCGAGCACGGCGCGATGTTCGGTGGAGGAGGTAATGATGTGGGTGCCCTTCTCCCCGTACATCTCCAGCACGCCCTTGATCGCGAGGTTGTCCGATTCGGTGGCGCCGCTGGTGAAGACGATTTCTTTCGGGTCGGCCTTGATCAGCTTCGCGATCTGCTTCCTGGCGTTTTCGACGGCTTCCTCCGCGGCCCACCCGAAGGCGTGGTTCCGGCTGGCCGCGTTCCCGAACTTCTCGACGAAGTAGGGGAGCATGGTCTCCAGGACGCGGGGATCCATCGGGGTGGTGGAGTGGTTGTCTAAGAAAATCGGCAATTTCATCGTGCAACTCCTTGTGCCGCGGAAGACTGAATCGTAATGAGGGGTGTGCCACCCATCATGTCTTGCAGGGTCATGTTATTGAGCAATTGGGCGATGCTGTCCTGAACCTTCAACAGCGGTGTGCGGATATTGCAATTGTCCCGCTGCATGCAGAAGTCGCCATCCTTCTCGTGCGAACAATCGGTGATACCCAATGGCCCTTCGATGCTTTCGAGAATTTGCGCGATCGTAATTTTATCTGCGCGCCGCGCCAGCACATACCCGCCTTTCGGGCCATTGTGGCTTTCGATCAGCGCGTTCTTGGCCAGGGTCTGGAGCACTTTGGCCAGGAGTTCGAGGGGAATGTTATATTCCTCCGCGATTTCCTTCGTATTCACGACGCGGCCCGGCATCACGTCGCCGAACTGGGCGGCTGCGATGTGTTGAAGAGCCATGAGGGCGTAGTCTGCTTTTTTTGAAATTTTCAACATTGCTATTGCCGATCTCCAGGGTCGGAGACTATAATGATCTCCGATCAATAAGGTCGGATTAAGGATAGCACGCAGGTTTCTGGCCTGTCAACAATAGGAACGAAGACTGAATTTGGCCTCGAAAGGAACGGTATATGGGCGGAACCAATCCCTATATTGAAAAAGCTAACTATGAGCTGCCTCAGCGAGCCTATAGCGTCACCTTTGTCGCTCCCGATGGAGTGACGACGAAGGTTTTGGTCGATCCAGCCAAGATCCCCTACGGCCCGACAGGGCTTCCGGGAAGTCTCCTGGATGTGGCGATGGGTAGCGGGGTGGCATTGGAACATGTCTGCGGGGGGGTCTGCGCCTGTTCGACCTGCCACATCATCGTGAAGCAGGGGCTGGAGAGCTGTAGTGAAGGGACGGACGATGAGTTCGACCAGTTAGAGAAGGCGCCGCTCACCACGTTGCAGTCACGGCTCGGCTGCCAATGTGTGCCGAACGGTACGAAAGATATCGTGGTTGAGATCCCGGCTGTGAACAAGAACCTCGTGAAGGAAGGGCACTAGTCGTAGGCTTCAGTTTTCACTTCTTTCCGCTCGTATCCCGTTTCCATAAGATAGGCTCTCAATGGCCGCACGAATCCCTTCACCCCGCTGAGGAATGGCGTCATTTTCTGTTTGCCTGCGACGAGGGGGCGCAGGACGGTCAGCGTCGCTTCGACCACTTCCTCGTCTGTCCCCTTCAGCACCATCGGTATATATCGGAATGAGGGTTGCTGTGCGGCTAAGGCCTGCAGTTCAGCGTGGTAGAGCCGTTCACTCTCAGCCGGACCGACCGCAATCAAGGTGGTGGCCGGTAGCAGGCCTGCTATCGCCAACTGCTTCAACATGCAGCGGATCGGCACGATGCCGGTGTAGCGACTGACGAGGAGCAGTTCTCGATCGAGGGAGGGGGGCAGTGAGAAGTTCCCATAGGGGCCGGACAGCAGGAGCTCATCGCCCGGCTTGAGCCCGTAGAGATAGTTCGAGCCGGTTCCATCAGGAACTCGATCGAAGACCAGGGTCAGTTGCCCTGCCTGGGAAGGGGGCTCTGCCAACGAATAGGCGCGATTGAGGGGAGGTTTGATGCCGACAGGGAGTTGCATGGAGACCCACTGACCTGGCTGGAAGAGGATCTTCTGAGTTTTGGGGAGCAGAACCAATTGACGAACGTGGGGCGTGAGATCCATGACCGAGAGGACCGTTGCCGGTTGTGTAGGTTCCGCCATGACGATCTCCTCCCTATTCTCTTATCAGATGACCGCTCCGGATGAAAGGGCGCGCCACAAGCGATTCTGTACAAGACTTTTCACCCCATGCTATAGATACCGACCGTTCCGCAACGATATAGGATTATTCGATGAGCCAAGTCAGAGTGAGATTTGCCCCCAGCCCCACAGGTTTTCTCCACATCGGTGGGGTTCGCACAGCTCTGTTCAATTGGCTCTTTGCTCGTCAGCAGAAGGGCGTGTTTGTCCTTCGCATCGAAGACACGGACCAGGACCGCTCGACCGATGAGTCGATCCAGGCCATCCTTGAGGGGCTGAAGTGGGTGGGGCTAGATTGGGACGAGGGGCCCTTCCGTCAGACCGAGCGTATCGACCTCTATCGCAGCTATGCGATGCAGCTGTTGGAGAAGGGCCAAGCCTATTGGTGTTCCTGCAAAGCGGAAGAACTCGAAGCCAGGCGGAAGGAAGCAGAGGCCAAGGGGCTGTCTCCGAAATACGATAGCCGTTGCCGTGATCGTGGCCTGGCCAATCCAGCCGGCGATGCGGCCCTGCGTTTCAAGGCTCCGTTAGAGGGTGAGACGGCGGTCGACGACCTGATCAAGGGCAAGATTGTCTTCGATAATAGTGTGCAGGACGATCTGATCATTCTCCGGTCGAACGGTTACCCGACATACAACTTTTCAGTGGTGGTCGATGATGCGCTGATGAACATTACTCATGTGGTGCGGGGCGACGATCACTTGACCAATACGCCGCGGCAGATCCCAATCTTTCAAGCGCTCGGGTTTCCCGTTCCTCAGTTCGGGCATTTGCCGATGATTCTGGGTGCGGATAAATCCCGCCTGTCGAAGCGGCATGGAGCCACTTCGATTATGGCCTATAGAGACATGGGTTATCTGCCGGATGCCATGGTGAATTATCTCGTGCGGCTCGGGTGGTCGCATGGGGACCAGGAGCTCTTCACTCGCCAGGAGCTGATCGAGAAGTTTTCCTGGAAGAATGTGCAGACCTCACCTGCCGTGTTCAATCCTGAGAAGCTGATCTGGGTGAACGCGGAATATCTCAAGGTCAGCCAGCCGGCTTTGGTCGCTCAGGCTCTGGTGCCCCTCCTGGAGGCCGCGGGCCTGACAGGCGAAGTCCGGGCTGTTGCGCCCGATTGGCTCGCACAACTGGTCGTCCTCGTGAAAGAGCGGGCGAAGACGCTGGTGGAGATGGTCGAATGGGTAAGGCCCTATTTCGGGCAGGCCGTGACCTTCGATGAGGACGCGGCGAAGAAGTTTCTGACGCCGGCTATCGCGCCGGTCCTTGGTAAATTGCTCGTTCGCTTCGAATCCTTCCCTGTCTTCTCCAAGCAGCAATGGGAAGAGGCCTTTAAGCAGCTGGTCGAGGCAGAAGGGATGAAGATGGGCCAGCTGGCTCAGCCGGTCCGTGTGGCCTTGACCGGCCGCACAGCCAGTCCTGGCCTTTTTGAAGTGATGGAGGTCTTAGGGCGAGACAGGACCATTTTTCGCCTTCGCCAGGGGCTCGACCGGGCCTCGCAGGCCTGAGAAAGTTCCGTTCCGATCAGCATCGATCTTGACGAAGCCAAGAGCCTTATATTATTGTGGCTCTAGGTTGGGGGATCGTCTAGCGGTAGGACGTCAGTTTCTGGATCTGACTACCTAGGTTCGATTCCTAGTCCCCCAGCCAAATAATCTTTCCCGCCCCGTACTTTCAGATCCATGCCTCGATTCCGTACCGCGCTGGGGGATCGTCTAGCGGTAGGACGCCGGCCTTTGGAGCCGGCTACCTAGGTTCGATTCCTAGTCCCCCAGCCATTTTCTTTGATCGCTTCTCTCATTCCCCCCACGCTATGGCAAGTCGTACTTCTTTCCGCGCGTAGCGGCAAGAGCTGCATGGAATCGCTATCGTTTTCGACGAATGCCAAGGAGGAAGGATGGAGAGGCGTGTCCTAGGAAGCTCTTCGAGCCAGTTCAGCTGAAAATATATTGCAGACGCGGTCGAACTCTTGTCGTACCACCGGGATGAGCGTCGACGCTTCTTCCAGGGATTGAGAGGTTCTGAGCCCTTCAAGCTGATCGCACAGTTCGGAGAGCCGGACGGCACCTACTATGGCGCTGCAGGATTTTAACCCGTGGGCCGATTCTAAGAGGGCCTTGCTATCCCGGTTTGCGAGCGCTGCCAGCAGCGTATCGACCAATTTCCTCGAATCCTTAAGGTAGAGGTCTAGTATTTTTGCGAGAATATCGGGGCGTCCTGGTCTCTGGGCCTCCAAGATCGGTTGCCAGGCCTTAGGATTAACGGAAAGGGAGGGTGGCTGTTTGTTATCCTTGTGGTTGAGATGTTCGCCAGTCCCCTGTGGTTCGGTTGTGCCTGCCTTGAGCTGCAGTTTCAATGTTTCCCGCGATTGACGCATGAGGGGGCTTCCTTCCACAGAAACAGGAACGTCGTCAGTTTGGCACAAGAGTTCCTACGTCATTGACCCGAGATCGATGACGAATCGAAACCGCACGTCGCCGCGGAGGACTCGTTCGTAGGCTTCGTTGACTTGTTGAATGGGAATCACTTCAACATCTGACTCGATCTGGTGCGTCGCGCAAAAGTCGAGCATCTCCTGCGTTTCACGGATGCCGCCGATGACGGAGCCAGCGATGCGGCGGCGATGCAGGATGAGGGGAAAGGGTTCCAGGAGTGTCGGTTTATCCGGCACACCGACGAGAATCATCGTGCCGTCGGTTTTCAATAAATTAAGATAGTCGTTGTAATTGTGCGGCGCGGAAACGGTATCGAGGATAAAGTCAAAGCGCCGCTGCAGTTTGGCAAAGGTCTCGGGCTGGGAGGTGAGGGCGAAGTCCGATGCGCCGAGCCGCTCTGCATCTTTCCGTTTCCGTTCGGAGGTGCTCAAGACGGTGACCTGGGCTCCGAGCGCCTTGCCAATCTTCACCGCCATATGGCCCAGTCCGCCCAATCCTACGACCGCCAGCTTGTGATACTTGCCGACGCCCCAATGGCGCAGCGGGGAGTAGGTCGTGATTCCCGCGCATAAGAGCGGGGCGGATCCGGCAGGCGACAGGGCTGAGGGAATCCGCAGCACGTACTGTTCGTCTACGACGATCTGAGTAGAGTAGCCGCCTTGCGTCGGTTGGCCGTCTTTATCGCGGCCGCTATAGGTGAGGAGCATGCCGGCTTCGCAATATTGCTCCTGGCCCTCGCGGCAGGCGGGACAGGTCCGGCAGGAATCCACGAAACAGCCGACGCCGGCTGTTTCGCCCACATGGAACCGTGTGACCGAGCTCCCGACCTGCGTGACCCTGCCGACAATTTCATGACCCGGCACCATGGGGAAAATCGAGCCGCCCCATTCGTCGCGGGCTTGATGAATATCAGAATGGCAGATGCCGCAATGGGTGATCGCGATGAGCACGTCATGGGAACCCACGTCCCGTCGTGTAAAGGAGAAGGGTTGCAGGGCAGCCTTGGCGGTCATTGCTGCATAGCCGTTGGTCGGCAGCATGGCTTGTGCTCCTAGTGAGGGGTCTAATCGGACCGTAACCATAGCAAGATGTCAGAGGCTTGCCAACCAGGAAACGCGCAAACGGGATTGCGTCACCCGGTGTCTCGATCGTCGCCGTCTTCCGATGAGTTGGAGAACGAGGTGTCGAGGGTGAGAGGGGGGCCTGGTATGCGGTAGCGGTCCGTTGCCCAGGCGCCGAGGTCGGTCACTTGGCATCGTTTCGAGCAGAAGGGGCACCAGGGATTGCCGTCCCACGTAGTGGGTTGGCGGCAGAGGGGGCAAGTCATATTCGGCATTATACCATGCTGAATTCGAGAGTCGATGAGGCGACCACCCTGTCCCTTACTTGGAGGGTTGCGCCTTTTCGATTTTGGCCCAGGCGTCCTTGAGTGGCACGGTGCGGTTGAAGACCAGCGCCTCTGCTGTCGAATCTTGGTCGGTACAGAAGTAGCCCAGCCGTTCGAATTGGTACCGGGCGCCGGGTGCCGTTTGCTGCAAACTGGGCTCGACGAGGCAGCCTGTGATTCGTTCCAGCGACGTGGGGTTGAGATAGGTCGTCCAATCCTGGTCCTGCGGCACCTTCGCCAGGTCGGTCGTCAGTAAAGGATTATAGAGACGGACTTCGGCTTTCACCGCATGGTCTGCGGATACCCAATGGATCGTGGCTTTGACTTTGCGTTGCTCCTGGGATGCGCCGCTCATGGTCGTGGGGTCGTAGGTGCAATGGAGTGCCGTGATTTCTCCGGTCTGCGAATCTTTCGTCACCCCGACGCATTTGATGATGTAGGCGTAGCGGAGCCGCACTTCACGTCCCGGGGCGAGGCGGAAGAATTGCTTGGGCGGATCTTCGCGGAAATCGTCCTGCTCGATATAGAGGACGCGGGAGAAGGGGACCTGTCTGCTCCCTGCCGCGGGATCTTCCGGGTTATTGATGGCGCCCAATTCCTCGGACTGGCCTTCGGGATAGTTGTCGAGGATGACCTTGAGCGGCCGCAGGACTGCCATAACGCGCGGCGCTCGCTTGTTCAGGTCCTCGCGAATGAAGTGTTCGAGCAGTTGCATCTCGACAGTGGCCTCGCGCTTGGCGACCCCGATATGTTCACAGAAGGCTCGAATCGCTTCCGGGGTATAGCCGCGGCGGCGCAGGCCCTTGATCGTCGGCAGGCGCGGATCGTCCCATCCGGTCACCAGTTTTTTGCTGACCAATTCCAGCAGCCTTCGCTTACTCATGACGGTATAGGTCAGGTTCAAACGGGCAAATTCGATCTGTTGGGGCCGGTGCGGCGCGTCGGCCTGTTCGACCACCCAGTCATAGAGAGGCCGGTGATCTTCGAATTCCAAGGTGCAGATCGAGTGCGTGATGCCCTCAAGCGCGTCCGAGAGGGGATGCGCATAGTCGTAGGACGGATAGAGGCACCAGGCGCTGCCGGTTCGATAATGGGTCGCATGTTTGATGCGGTAGAGGACCGGGTCGCGCAGGTTGATATTGGGCGAGGCCATGTCGATCTTGGCTCGGAGGGTGTGGGTGCCGTCGGCGAATTCGCCGGCCCTCATGCGTCGGAAGAGGTCCAGGTTGTCGTCGATGGAGCGGCTGCGCGAGGGGCTGTTCTTCCCCCGCTCCGTGAGGGTGCCGCGGTAGGCCCGCATCTCGTCCGCCGTCAAGGTGTCGACATAGGCGAGACCCTTCCGGATCAGGTGCACCGCAAATTCGTGGAGCCGCTCGAAATAATCCGAGGCGAAAAACATCTTCCCCTGCCAGTCGAATCCCAGCCAGCGGACGTCCTCCTGAATGGCCTGGACATATTCAGGGTCTTCGGTGGTCGGGTTGGTATCGTCGAATCGCAGGTGGCAGATGCCGCCCGGAGTGCCGTTCGCCAGGCCGAAGTTTAGACAGATGGATTTCGCATGGCCGATATGGATATAGCCGTTAGGTTCGGGCGGGAAGCGTGTGACGACTCGGCCGCCATGTTTGCCGGCTGCGTGGTCGGCAGCCACGATCTCGCGAATGAAATTTGACGCACTGGACGGTTCAGACATGTGCGGCTGTTCTACCATAAGAACGGCACAGGGGAGAAGGCCTTATCTCAGGCGGGCGGAGGCGGAGCGCTGGGCGGCAGGACGTCCGATATGCCGCTGTTGTACGAGAGTTCTGTCACTTGTCAAAAGGATGGATGGGTCAGCGGGAGATTTAAGGAGACGCTGATTAGCCGATGGATGCGGCGTCGCCGCGGCTTTCCGTCACATCGCCAAAGAGGGTGAGGCCTGTGCCGATGCGGCAGTAGTGCGGGCTGATAGTGACCAGTTCGCCCTGGTGGGTATAGAAGTGTCCGACGGTGATGCGGACTTTTCTTCTTTGTATGAGGCAGGCTTCGAACACCGTGTGGCCGCTTGCCCGGTCGGCCACGGTGACGGAAGGAGAGTCGTCCTGAGTCGCCTCGCGTCCGGTCTTGGCCTGGACGGTGAAGCGGCCCGCGCTGTGAGCGGAGAGCGCGTTCCGTCTGATGTGCCCGATGCGCGTGCCCTGGTCATCGTAAAAGTCCATGGTGAGGAGCAGCGCCAAGGGATCGGACTGCATCTCCAGCACCACCTGCTCCTTGCCTTGGAGCGTGAGGACGCCATTCGTATTTCGAAACACGTTCGAACCGACCTGCAATTCAAGGCCTTGCTCGGGTTTTTCGAGGTCGATCAGCTCCGGAGAGTCTGTGATGCCGGTGGTTTTTGTTTGGAGCGGATTGTTCATGTTTTCGGATGGGTCTGCTGATGGGGAGCGGGGCGACCATCGAAGAATCCCCTCTCCCTGAGGCCCGTCACGCGTATTTTCTTCAAGGTAGGCTATGCCACGGTCTCTGTCAAGTCGTGGGCCTGTCAGCGGTGTAGGGACCTGACCACCGTGCCGCCCCATCAGGAATTGAAAAGTGAAAAGCCCCTGTGCTACTGTGGCCATTCGATTCCACGTCATGGATGTCTGGTCCCATCGTCTAGCCTGGCCTAGGACGGAGCCCTCTCAAGGCTTAAACACGGGTTCAAATCCCGTTGGGACCACCACACCATGCTTACCAAGCCCTTACCCCGTCTCTTCGCTGCAGGCATTTCTCGCCCGCTTTTCTCGTCACGTCTTGCGCGGCAACTTCGTTGACGCCTCTATCGCCGGTTGTGTATGTTGTGCGGAAAGAATGTGCCGTGCTGCTCTTCACTTCTATGGCAGGTAGACTTTCCTATGGGTGCACGTGAATTCCGCGATGGGGCGCAAGATGGGCTCGAGGCGCTCGAGCCTCTCGATCCGGACCAAATCGCATCGTTCGATGGCCTGCTGACTGCCATGCGAAAGACCGCCTTCGGAGGCCGCCGCTTAGGCGAAGCTTACGAAGTGCTCTGGGCGATGATCGAGGATCCCGATT harbors:
- a CDS encoding FAD-dependent oxidoreductase produces the protein MAEPTQPATVLSVMDLTPHVRQLVLLPKTQKILFQPGQWVSMQLPVGIKPPLNRAYSLAEPPSQAGQLTLVFDRVPDGTGSNYLYGLKPGDELLLSGPYGNFSLPPSLDRELLLVSRYTGIVPIRCMLKQLAIAGLLPATTLIAVGPAESERLYHAELQALAAQQPSFRYIPMVLKGTDEEVVEATLTVLRPLVAGKQKMTPFLSGVKGFVRPLRAYLMETGYERKEVKTEAYD
- a CDS encoding 2Fe-2S iron-sulfur cluster-binding protein, producing MGGTNPYIEKANYELPQRAYSVTFVAPDGVTTKVLVDPAKIPYGPTGLPGSLLDVAMGSGVALEHVCGGVCACSTCHIIVKQGLESCSEGTDDEFDQLEKAPLTTLQSRLGCQCVPNGTKDIVVEIPAVNKNLVKEGH
- a CDS encoding iron-sulfur cluster assembly accessory protein yields the protein MDTTNAETQAPVITLSEAALKEVKRLINVQGLTEGGLRLGVKGGGCSGLSYTINFDEKIGPHDQIHDIDGVKVIVDAKSAIYLQGTQLDFQKDLLGGNFKFVNPNADKTCGCGESFSA
- a CDS encoding Rrf2 family transcriptional regulator encodes the protein MLKISKKADYALMALQHIAAAQFGDVMPGRVVNTKEIAEEYNIPLELLAKVLQTLAKNALIESHNGPKGGYVLARRADKITIAQILESIEGPLGITDCSHEKDGDFCMQRDNCNIRTPLLKVQDSIAQLLNNMTLQDMMGGTPLITIQSSAAQGVAR
- the iscU gene encoding Fe-S cluster assembly scaffold IscU; translated protein: MAYSDKVVDHFNNPRNMGSFKKDEEGVGTGMVGAPECGDVMKLQIKVQNDMIVDAKFKTFGCGSAIASSSLATEWLKGKTIEEAQKIKNTDIVQELNLPPVKIHCSVLAEDAIKAALADYQKKADGPATDAK
- the hscB gene encoding Fe-S protein assembly co-chaperone HscB, which produces MSKETDYFTCFGFPRRLTIDQSKLEAKFYELSRAFHPDFYQNKSETEQTISLGNSATLNSAYRTLRDPIQRAEYLLDLEAGAVKEIRNSPPADLFEEILELQDTLNEYRAADPTSGTGQQLRAKLQAEQLTLEQRKQDMESSLQQLFTDWDALQNQGDATSHARAERDRLLKQMREILSNRTYVKSIVNDLVATIG
- the dnaK gene encoding molecular chaperone DnaK, yielding MSRIVGIDLGTTNSLVAYMKEGHPCIIPGRNERTMVPSVVAMTDNGLIVGDPAKEHLTRNPERTVYSVKRFMGKALEDVQGELAYFPYSLTEQGGVIRIKLGEKSYSPPQISAMILKELKQRAEEHLGESITKAVITVPAYFNDSQRQATKDAGMIAGLDVLRIINEPTAASLAYGLQEKTQGTIAVYDFGGGTFDISILKLKNGIFEVLATNGDTHLGGDDLDREIANLFLADIRSQHGIDLSAYPDHMQTIRLEAERAKIQLSDELKIQVSVELPDNKGRFTRELTRDQLETLTMGIIERTLAPCRMALKDAGLTPDAIDEIVLVGGSTRMPLVRQRVQELFGKTPHCEINPDEVVALGAAVQADILSGGTTDMLLLDVTPLSLGIETMGGVMSSLIRRNTTIPASAKEMFTTYVDGQTGVDIHILQGERELANDNRSLAKFRLKVPPLPAGVPRIEVTFLIDANGILNVKASDMRTGQSQSIEVKPSYGLSDREVEQMIEDSFKFAAEDVSARKLIETRLEAGALITTTEKSLSEGRQLVAPEEVTAIQAALSALAAAREGNDLRAIRARMADLERSAQRLTVAMLNDSLTRGLQGKKVSDLT
- a CDS encoding IscS subfamily cysteine desulfurase, which codes for MKLPIFLDNHSTTPMDPRVLETMLPYFVEKFGNAASRNHAFGWAAEEAVENARKQIAKLIKADPKEIVFTSGATESDNLAIKGVLEMYGEKGTHIITSSTEHRAVLDTVKALEGKGKATVTCLAVDKFGMVNPEDVRNAITEKTILISIMLANNEIGTINPVKEIGKIAKEKGILFHCDATQGVGKIPVDVQEMGIDLMSFSAHKLYGPKGVGALYVRKKNPRVRIVAQMDGGGHERGMRSGTLPVPLIVGFGKACELCEQEMVQETARLIAMRDRLETSIMKALEESYLNGHPTNRLPGNLNISFAYVEGESLLMGMKDIALSSGSACTSATLEPSYVLRALGVGTELAHSSIRFGLGRFNTDDEIDYTITKVIEIVTKLREMSPLYEMAKEGVDLKSVQWAAH